Within the Candidatus Cloacimonadota bacterium genome, the region TTTGAAAAAGTGAAGAACCTGCTGAAAGTAGAAACGATTGCCACCAGCTCCGGCGGTCGTTTAAGCGGTGCGTTGATCCGCCATTCTCTGCTGGATGAGATCAATATCATGCTCAATCCGGTCGTGATAGGCGGCTATACGATACCCAGTCTGTTTGATTCTCCAGAGCCAAGATGGCCTGACATCCTGCCTAATAAACTGGAACTAATGGAAGTGAAAAACCTTAGTAGAAACGTACTCTGGCTACGATACAAGGTTATCTATGCATAATTGGGATAGAGGGAAGGTTTATCGTAAACTGATTTGCCGTTGAAGTCCATTCGGTAGTGTATCCGTGCAATCTGCGTGATCTGGTACTTTTTCAAACAGTGTCAAACCAGATGTCTCGCGATTTGGTGTCGCCCACAAGGGGCTTTTGGGGTCGTGTAGCATCCTAACGAGGGGCTTCGCTACGCTACGCACCCTCGCTATGGTCAGTTTCGCCCCTAACGGGGCTTGGGAAATAAAAAACGGCAAGATGCCATTTCCACTTGGTAGTGGCATACACCAAGATTAGTAGCTATTTATTGCGCAATTTCTCCATTGTAGCCTTGGCTTCGGGGGAGACTTTGAACAGGTAGGCATTGGTTTCGCAGGTGCCGATCTCGCATTCAGCGCAGTTATTTAGTCCTTTATCTTTCACGCAATCCCTAATGGGGCATCTTTTGCACCAGATGAAGCGGTTTCCATCGCTCATGCAGCCATCGCAGACAATATCAAATGTAGTAAGTTCGCCATCATAATGCTTGCTCCAACGCTCCGCAATGTCCTGTTTCTTTTCCAGATCATTCGCCTGATGTGCTATATAAGTTTCGCAGGATGCACAGTCCAGACAGCAAGCAGCTAGTAGTTCTTTCATTTATTTCTCCATAAG harbors:
- a CDS encoding DUF3795 domain-containing protein, which translates into the protein MKELLAACCLDCASCETYIAHQANDLEKKQDIAERWSKHYDGELTTFDIVCDGCMSDGNRFIWCKRCPIRDCVKDKGLNNCAECEIGTCETNAYLFKVSPEAKATMEKLRNK